From a single Verrucomicrobiota bacterium genomic region:
- a CDS encoding sugar ABC transporter substrate-binding protein, with amino-acid sequence MACPAANNKKELTFGYITPGPDTWYKRDVDGFTLAAQMLGVKTVVLNSDYDVQKEVSNIESLVTQGVDGMAVFSFNQQGAIVAAKKCKDANIPVVTIDNCGQALNSPAGGDIVAAVDFDWKAMGKTYADYLAEKYPGKKVALITGLLEHLPVQLITGAMKERMKELGKNEIVAVRDGKYNPSVAVNQAQDLVQSGVKFDVLWVMNEDMAAAVIRYLKSQGLLDQYVVVAQNGSPVGLPLVQSGELNYTISSSPGWEGMVACLALYRYASGDSKDVRQQVMLPVIPVTKGTVLDKALAVPWEYDPVWIKLTKQYFPALGGYLPDKAPQS; translated from the coding sequence ATGGCCTGCCCGGCTGCCAATAACAAAAAGGAGTTGACGTTCGGCTACATCACTCCCGGTCCCGACACCTGGTACAAGAGGGACGTGGACGGATTCACTCTGGCTGCTCAGATGCTGGGCGTCAAAACCGTCGTCCTGAATTCCGATTACGACGTCCAGAAAGAGGTTTCAAACATCGAGTCCCTGGTCACCCAGGGGGTTGACGGGATGGCGGTCTTCTCATTCAACCAGCAGGGTGCGATCGTTGCGGCGAAAAAATGCAAGGACGCCAACATCCCCGTTGTCACCATCGACAATTGCGGGCAGGCGTTAAACTCACCTGCCGGCGGCGACATCGTGGCGGCGGTCGATTTTGACTGGAAAGCGATGGGTAAAACTTACGCCGACTACCTGGCGGAAAAGTATCCCGGCAAGAAGGTCGCGTTGATCACCGGCCTGCTTGAGCACCTGCCGGTACAGTTGATCACCGGGGCGATGAAGGAACGGATGAAAGAGTTAGGAAAAAACGAGATTGTAGCCGTTCGGGACGGCAAATACAACCCGTCGGTGGCCGTCAACCAGGCTCAGGACCTGGTCCAATCCGGTGTGAAATTCGACGTTCTCTGGGTCATGAACGAGGACATGGCGGCTGCCGTCATCCGTTACCTGAAGAGCCAGGGATTGCTGGACCAATACGTGGTCGTGGCTCAGAACGGCTCACCGGTTGGCCTGCCCCTGGTTCAGAGCGGTGAACTGAACTACACCATCAGCAGCTCGCCGGGTTGGGAGGGAATGGTTGCCTGCCTTGCCTTGTACCGGTACGCCTCCGGTGATTCGAAGGACGTTCGTCAACAGGTCATGCTGCCGGTCATCCCGGTTACCAAGGGGACGGTGCTGGACAAGGCGTTGGCCGTTCCGTGGGAGTACGACCCGGTCTGGATCAAACTAACCAAACAGTATTTCCCGGCGTTAGGCGGATATTTACCGGATAAAGCACCCCAGTCTTGA
- a CDS encoding metallophosphoesterase, which translates to MPQRHEPHSRSTHATPPDPGNSEPITTGGPQFAEPTATPDPTRFTVRHGSDTQAYKILDSEKGLLKPRPFPVIEGAAEPVLTLAQALGAQGPSVVAEIEKAGQIVFHAVGDTGNVRGPHSEALVADKMVADFEERDPRNVPSFFYHLGDVVYSFGEAEYYYDQFYDPFRDYPAPIFAVPGNHDGMVAPNVSTPTLQAFLENFCAGGRSPHRTPESGGLVRTAQIQPGVYFTLEAPFVRILGLYSNCLEDPGVISTEGDAFPYLTDVQLDFLKAALRRVQKDRFTGAVIIAVHHPPYVAETHTAGRHGGSPRMLEDLDAACTDAGFWPHAVLSGHAHNYQRFTRTKDGRQTPFIVAGNGGHAIAHLTRRGTLALRAPAPQPSLSDGKDTVVIENYDDQDYGYLRVLADAEQLRIEYHPAPDGAAAKTPDDFVTVELSSRQLVHFQTR; encoded by the coding sequence ATGCCCCAAAGACACGAACCACATTCCCGTTCAACTCACGCGACGCCCCCGGACCCCGGCAACTCGGAACCGATCACTACCGGCGGCCCGCAATTCGCTGAGCCCACTGCGACGCCGGACCCAACCCGCTTCACCGTGCGGCACGGGTCGGATACCCAGGCGTACAAGATCCTCGACAGCGAGAAGGGCCTGCTGAAACCGCGCCCCTTCCCCGTGATCGAGGGCGCGGCAGAACCGGTGCTCACCCTGGCGCAAGCGCTCGGGGCACAGGGTCCGTCGGTGGTAGCTGAAATCGAAAAAGCGGGGCAAATCGTCTTTCACGCCGTCGGTGACACCGGCAACGTCAGGGGCCCGCACTCTGAGGCCCTCGTCGCGGACAAGATGGTGGCCGACTTTGAGGAAAGGGATCCCCGGAATGTGCCGTCGTTCTTTTATCATCTCGGCGACGTGGTCTACAGCTTCGGTGAGGCTGAATACTATTACGACCAGTTCTATGATCCGTTCCGGGATTATCCTGCGCCGATCTTCGCGGTCCCCGGCAATCACGACGGCATGGTTGCCCCCAACGTCTCGACGCCGACGCTGCAAGCATTTCTGGAGAATTTCTGTGCAGGCGGCCGTTCCCCGCATCGTACGCCGGAGTCGGGCGGCCTGGTCCGCACCGCGCAAATCCAGCCGGGCGTGTATTTCACGCTGGAGGCACCGTTCGTGCGGATACTGGGCCTTTACAGCAATTGCCTGGAAGATCCGGGGGTTATTTCCACCGAAGGCGACGCGTTCCCGTACCTCACGGACGTGCAACTCGACTTCCTGAAGGCGGCGCTGCGGCGCGTTCAGAAGGACCGCTTTACGGGTGCCGTGATCATAGCCGTCCACCACCCGCCCTACGTGGCCGAAACCCATACGGCGGGCCGGCACGGCGGCAGCCCCCGGATGCTCGAAGACCTGGATGCAGCGTGTACGGATGCCGGTTTCTGGCCCCATGCCGTACTCTCAGGGCACGCGCACAATTACCAACGGTTCACACGGACGAAAGACGGCCGGCAAACACCCTTTATCGTCGCCGGCAACGGCGGGCATGCGATCGCGCATCTCACCCGCCGAGGCACGCTTGCGCTGCGCGCGCCGGCGCCGCAACCGTCCCTCTCGGATGGGAAGGACACGGTGGTTATCGAAAACTACGACGACCAGGACTACGGCTACCTGCGTGTCCTGGCTGACGCCGAGCAGCTCCGTATCGAGTATCACCCCGCTCCGGACGGCGCGGCGGCCAAGACCCCGGACGACTTTGTCACCGTCGAGCTGTCCAGCCGCCAACTCGTCCATTTCCAAACCCGCTGA
- a CDS encoding HlyD family efflux transporter periplasmic adaptor subunit, with translation MASTTVSQSAGSRIRRRPRAWRKLILYVIVAGLLAAIVAGLWPKPVRVEISAVTRGPLIVSVFEEGKTRIRHRYVISPPVAGFLNRVELRAGAPIQRGKTVLATIEPQMAGFLDARALAEAEARARAAEATKMQRQAELDRAAAALELANKDLARTDALRRTGAVAAQEWDATENRVQMRTRELHAAEFALRVAEFEVTQAQAALMQAQHPESEKSEPLRILAPVDGYILNVYEESARVVTPGMSIMEVGDPQDLEAEIELLSSDAVGVAPGADVSIEHWGGESPLRGRVSVVEPAAFTKVSALGVEEQRVKVRVDFLDSAPSGRGLGDRYRVEARIVTWRGDNVLQVPAGALFRRGNDWITFVVRQGRAQIRKVQIAHHNGVTAEVRSGLAEGDTVIIHPPDAIRDGVSISAGI, from the coding sequence ATGGCGTCCACTACCGTTTCGCAATCCGCTGGATCGCGTATCCGGCGCCGGCCTCGCGCGTGGCGAAAGCTTATCCTGTACGTGATCGTGGCGGGCCTGCTGGCCGCCATCGTGGCTGGACTCTGGCCAAAGCCGGTACGCGTCGAGATCAGTGCGGTAACGCGTGGACCGCTGATCGTGTCCGTGTTCGAGGAGGGTAAGACGCGCATCCGCCATCGTTACGTCATCTCGCCCCCCGTGGCCGGGTTCCTCAACCGGGTGGAACTCCGGGCCGGCGCGCCTATTCAACGTGGTAAAACGGTGCTCGCGACGATCGAACCGCAAATGGCAGGGTTTCTTGATGCCCGTGCCCTGGCCGAGGCTGAAGCGCGCGCAAGGGCCGCTGAGGCGACGAAGATGCAGCGCCAGGCGGAGCTCGATCGCGCCGCCGCGGCGCTCGAGTTGGCGAATAAAGATCTTGCCCGAACCGATGCCCTCCGGCGGACCGGTGCCGTCGCCGCTCAGGAATGGGATGCGACCGAAAATCGAGTGCAGATGCGCACACGCGAATTGCATGCGGCGGAGTTCGCCTTGCGAGTGGCTGAGTTTGAAGTCACCCAGGCGCAAGCCGCCCTGATGCAGGCTCAGCATCCGGAATCGGAAAAATCAGAGCCGCTTCGGATTCTTGCGCCGGTCGACGGATACATCTTGAACGTGTACGAGGAGAGCGCCCGGGTTGTCACCCCTGGCATGTCCATCATGGAGGTTGGCGACCCGCAGGACCTCGAAGCTGAGATCGAGCTGCTTTCCAGCGATGCCGTGGGCGTGGCTCCAGGGGCGGACGTGTCCATCGAACACTGGGGCGGCGAGTCCCCATTGCGCGGACGGGTCAGCGTGGTTGAGCCTGCGGCCTTTACGAAAGTTTCGGCGTTGGGTGTCGAGGAACAACGCGTAAAGGTGCGGGTCGACTTTCTGGATTCTGCGCCGTCCGGCCGGGGACTGGGCGATCGTTATCGCGTGGAGGCACGCATCGTAACGTGGCGCGGCGATAACGTACTGCAGGTGCCGGCGGGCGCACTGTTCCGGCGGGGCAACGATTGGATAACGTTCGTGGTCAGGCAAGGCAGAGCGCAGATTCGGAAAGTGCAAATCGCTCATCACAATGGCGTCACTGCAGAAGTGCGCTCCGGTCTCGCCGAAGGCGATACCGTGATTATCCATCCGCCCGACGCCATCCGCGATGGCGTTTCTATCTCGGCCGGCATCTGA
- a CDS encoding FtsX-like permease family protein produces MHPLDLKLIRDLGNMKGQSTAVALVMACGLAVMIMARSLVVSLESARDAYYTGCRFADVFCDLKRAPNALRARLAEIPGVAALETRVTGSVILDLPGLKEPANGNILSIPEDRPQQLNLIFLRTGRLPEPGSDNEVVVGEAFAEAHGFSPGNTIDATIHGARQTLRIVGIGLSPEYVYESRPGESVPDSRRFGVFWMNERALATALTLNGAFNSVAARLAPRADRRAVMAEMDQILGPYGGLIAYDRTDHLSAKQIDDRVRVLGAFSVAFPAVFLSIAAFMTSAVLTRLIRLQREQIAQLKAFGYSSGQVGWHYLKFALVIVTIATILGGLLGLWMGHGVVIVYRRFFHFPSLPFQTDWTAILLAFAASSAASLLGVSGAVWQAMKLPAAEAMRPEPPAEFRPSVLERLGLQWLVSPAFRMALRNLERKPWHAFFTALGLAFATGIPIVPGAVRDGIAYLIDFQWDLAQRQDVTLGLIEPGSASALNDLHHLPGVLSAEPFRSVAARLRHEHRERRVAVTGLPQGARLNRLLDQAGKPVALPPSGLLLSAKLAEVLGAAAGDTVHVEIQESTRPEFNAVVAGTITDFAGVGAYIDIDALRRLMREGGTVSGAHLAVDPAQWGELLAQAKKSPRIGTFTITRDARSTFDKTTGEMMGTVQAIYFGFAIIVAFGVVYNGARIALSERSRDLATLRVVGLTHREVATVLIGELALLTLFAIPPGLFIGSQLAGLIVRASSTESVRLPLVLTARTYATAALIVLVSSGLSFAVVSRRIHRLDLLGVLKARE; encoded by the coding sequence ATGCACCCGCTTGACCTCAAACTTATCCGCGACCTGGGAAATATGAAGGGCCAGTCGACGGCGGTTGCCCTCGTGATGGCGTGTGGTCTTGCGGTGATGATCATGGCACGCAGCCTCGTCGTTTCCCTTGAGTCAGCACGGGACGCTTACTATACCGGCTGCCGGTTCGCGGATGTCTTCTGCGATCTGAAGCGAGCCCCGAACGCGCTCCGGGCGCGTCTCGCCGAAATCCCGGGCGTCGCTGCCTTGGAGACTCGCGTGACGGGTTCGGTCATACTCGATCTGCCCGGACTGAAAGAACCTGCGAATGGAAACATCCTCTCAATTCCGGAAGATCGCCCTCAGCAGCTCAATCTGATTTTTTTGCGTACCGGCCGGCTGCCCGAGCCCGGCAGCGACAATGAAGTGGTTGTCGGGGAGGCATTCGCTGAGGCGCACGGGTTCAGTCCAGGTAATACCATCGACGCCACGATCCATGGCGCTCGCCAAACGCTGCGCATCGTTGGTATCGGGCTGTCGCCGGAATATGTTTACGAGTCCCGCCCCGGCGAGAGTGTTCCTGACAGCCGCCGCTTTGGCGTCTTTTGGATGAACGAGCGCGCACTTGCCACCGCGCTGACCCTTAACGGCGCATTCAACAGCGTGGCGGCAAGACTGGCACCCAGGGCTGACCGGCGCGCCGTGATGGCGGAGATGGATCAGATTCTAGGACCGTACGGCGGGTTGATCGCCTATGACCGCACCGATCACCTTTCCGCGAAGCAGATCGACGACCGGGTGCGGGTCCTGGGCGCATTTTCTGTCGCCTTTCCCGCGGTTTTCCTGAGCATCGCGGCGTTCATGACCAGCGCCGTTCTCACCCGCCTTATCCGGCTCCAGCGAGAACAGATCGCCCAGCTCAAGGCATTCGGTTACTCGTCCGGCCAGGTGGGATGGCATTACCTCAAGTTCGCGTTGGTGATCGTGACGATTGCCACGATTCTGGGAGGCCTTTTGGGTCTGTGGATGGGTCATGGGGTCGTGATCGTCTATCGCCGGTTTTTCCATTTCCCCTCGCTCCCTTTTCAAACCGATTGGACGGCCATACTGTTGGCGTTTGCGGCGAGTTCCGCCGCATCATTGCTGGGGGTATCAGGAGCGGTTTGGCAAGCAATGAAACTTCCGGCAGCCGAGGCCATGCGGCCGGAACCGCCGGCAGAATTCAGGCCTTCCGTGCTTGAACGGCTTGGCCTGCAATGGCTCGTGTCACCGGCTTTCCGGATGGCTTTGCGCAATCTCGAGCGCAAACCATGGCACGCGTTCTTCACAGCACTCGGGCTGGCGTTCGCTACGGGGATACCCATCGTGCCGGGGGCCGTGCGCGACGGCATTGCTTATCTGATCGATTTTCAATGGGACCTCGCCCAACGACAGGACGTAACGCTTGGCCTCATCGAACCGGGTTCAGCGAGCGCCCTCAACGACCTGCACCATTTACCGGGCGTGCTGAGCGCTGAGCCGTTCCGGAGTGTGGCCGCGCGGCTCCGGCACGAACATCGTGAGCGCCGGGTCGCGGTTACCGGGCTTCCCCAGGGCGCACGCCTTAACCGGCTTCTGGATCAAGCGGGCAAACCGGTTGCGTTGCCGCCCTCCGGACTACTGCTCTCCGCCAAACTCGCGGAGGTCCTCGGCGCCGCAGCCGGTGACACCGTTCACGTCGAGATCCAGGAAAGCACGCGCCCCGAGTTTAATGCCGTAGTCGCCGGAACGATCACTGACTTCGCCGGGGTCGGCGCGTACATCGATATTGACGCCCTCCGCCGGCTCATGCGCGAAGGGGGCACGGTCAGCGGTGCTCACCTTGCAGTCGATCCGGCTCAATGGGGCGAGCTCCTTGCCCAGGCAAAGAAGTCGCCCCGTATCGGCACTTTTACGATTACTCGAGATGCCCGTTCCACCTTCGACAAAACCACGGGTGAAATGATGGGCACGGTGCAAGCCATCTACTTCGGTTTCGCCATCATCGTGGCTTTCGGCGTGGTCTACAACGGCGCACGCATTGCCCTGTCGGAGCGCAGCCGCGATCTGGCAACCCTGCGCGTCGTTGGCCTTACCCATCGGGAAGTAGCGACCGTCCTGATTGGTGAGCTCGCTCTGCTTACTCTGTTTGCCATTCCCCCCGGTCTGTTTATTGGAAGCCAGTTGGCCGGCCTGATCGTCCGTGCTTCCAGCACGGAATCGGTGCGTCTACCTTTGGTGCTCACTGCCCGGACCTATGCAACCGCAGCCTTAATCGTTTTGGTCTCGTCGGGCCTGTCATTTGCCGTCGTTAGCCGGCGCATCCACAGGCTCGATCTGCTCGGCGTCTTGAAAGCCAGAGAATGA
- a CDS encoding ABC transporter ATP-binding protein: protein MEIAVPEILPPASKPPGVGESPERDPLFRARDVTKVYSTGEVEIRALNSVDLDLFDGELVVLLGPSGSGKSTLLNILGGLDVPTDGTLTYRGQDLTRANEKALTQYRRDTVGFIFQFYNLIPSLTARENVELVTDISRDPMPPEEALAMVGLSGRMDHFPSQLSGGEQQRVAIARAIAKRPEVLLCDEPTGALDVKTGITVLEAITRVNRDLRTLAVIITHNAVIADMADRVIRLSDGHVAGIHPNRQRRPASTLAW from the coding sequence ATGGAAATCGCGGTTCCAGAAATACTGCCACCCGCCTCCAAACCTCCCGGCGTCGGTGAGAGCCCGGAGCGCGATCCCCTTTTTCGCGCGCGTGACGTTACCAAGGTTTACTCGACCGGCGAGGTCGAAATACGCGCGCTGAACAGCGTTGACCTCGACCTTTTCGATGGGGAACTCGTCGTGCTGCTGGGGCCTTCCGGCAGCGGTAAATCCACCTTGCTCAACATTCTTGGTGGACTGGATGTTCCGACAGACGGAACGCTGACCTACCGGGGACAAGACCTCACCCGGGCCAACGAGAAAGCGCTTACGCAATACCGGCGCGATACGGTGGGGTTCATATTCCAGTTTTACAACCTGATCCCCAGCCTCACGGCGCGCGAGAACGTCGAACTGGTCACCGACATCTCCCGCGACCCCATGCCGCCGGAAGAGGCGCTTGCGATGGTGGGGCTCAGTGGCCGCATGGATCATTTCCCGTCGCAACTGTCCGGCGGCGAGCAGCAACGCGTGGCGATCGCTCGCGCCATTGCCAAGCGCCCGGAGGTGCTCCTCTGTGACGAGCCAACCGGCGCGCTCGATGTGAAGACCGGTATCACCGTGCTTGAAGCCATCACACGGGTGAACCGGGACTTGCGCACGCTGGCCGTCATTATCACGCACAACGCCGTGATCGCGGATATGGCCGATCGGGTAATCCGCCTTTCGGATGGTCACGTCGCCGGGATTCATCCGAACCGCCAACGGCGGCCGGCGTCTACCTTAGCCTGGTAA